The following are encoded together in the Narcine bancroftii isolate sNarBan1 chromosome 10, sNarBan1.hap1, whole genome shotgun sequence genome:
- the fam53b gene encoding protein FAM53B isoform X4 translates to MIIRNFFSRDLHSPKKMSKGPTLLSCGIMEGDRWKDLNRKCHIDLEQSSSHLDPPWTCLTGSDEYQENAVWPSDAGTTSAVTSLIKDLSLSDPSSNPLAPPSKRQCRSLSFSDELSSCRSPWKPSGSKVWTPVDKRRCHSGSSVQHCSNGVSTMQRSSSFSLPSRSNVFSFPCEPLATSNRSVYHWGQGFWASPTCGEFEDDLHPDAASGIASRVDLLRPLSASHEQISVLELGKPSTNAASATAPEHVQRTSRLLRCRSQPCVHNDQKVGMKRRRPEEEQRPSLDLAKMTQAHSTVTGSSGPRAHAASLTYNHQYVGGNWSTRRKPM, encoded by the exons AGGGTGATCGGTGGAAAGACCTCAACAGGAAGTGTCACATTGACCTTGAGCAAAGCTCCAGTCATCTGGATCCACCTTGGACTTGTTTGACTGGCTCAGATGAGTATCAGGAGAATGCAGTCTGGCCAAGTGATGCAGGTACAACGTCTGCCGTGACCAGTTTAATCAAGGACCTCAGCCTCAGTGACCCAAGCAGCAACCCGTTGGCACCTCCCAGCAAGCGACAGTGTAGGTCGCTCTCATTTTCAGATGAACTCTCAAGCTGTCGGTCACCATGGAAACCAAGTGGGTCAAAGGTCTGGACTCCAGTAGACAAAAGGCGCTGCCACAGTGGGAGCAGTGTGCAACATTGTTCAAATGGGGTGTCTACAATGCAGAGGAGTTCAAGTTTTAGCCTGCCTTCAAGATCCAATGTCTTCTCTTTCCCATGTGAACCCTTGGCTACCAGCAACAGGTCTGTGTACCATTGGGGCCAGGGCTTCTGGGCCTCACCCACCTGTGGAGAGTTTGAAGATGATTTGCACCCTGATGCCGCTTCGGGAATTGCATCCAGGGTCGATCTGCTACGGCCACTTTCTGCATCTCATGAGCAGATATCTGTGCTGGAGCTCGGCAAGCCATCCACAAATGCAGCGTCTGCCACAGCCCCAGAGCACGTGCAGAGAACCAGCCGCCTGCTCCGATGCAGGTCCCAGCCCTGCGTCCACAACGATCAGAAAGTTGGGATGAAACGCCGGAGACCAGAAGAAGAGCAGAGGCCATCCCTTGACCTTGCCAAGATGACTCAG gcacacagcacggttacaggctcctctggcccacgagctcatgctgcctcattgacctacaaccaccagtatgtgggaggaaactggagcacccggaggaaacccatgtag